TAGATGATATAAAACACCCCTGACGCTGTGGGCCACTGACTGGTACCACGACCGGACAGCTCACGTCACTGCAGAcaacgggagctgcaggtgctcagaaccAATTCAGTGCGGAATTGTAGGTTATTTTACCCCAAGCCCACCTGAGAGCACAGCAATGGCCACAAGCTAGTTCGTGTGGAACCAGCGCACCTTCAAACTGCTCCAAGGCATGTCGACGCCCCAGTGCTCCGAAGCCTGGGGAACACAACTTCCAGGTGAGTGCAGCGAGCACTAGATTTGCAGAAAGCCCAGTCTCCAAACACAGAGACTCAAAAGCGGTTGGAGTTACCTGTGTGGAGGAGTGCCGCCGAGGAGCTGCTGAGTCCGGGGCTCCCCGGGAACTGATCCAGGACTTGCTAACGTCAGAGACCCAGCTAAGGAATTCTCCCAGTGGCAAGGGGACTTCTTTGGTGGGACTGGAAAAAGAtgtctgacagagagagagagcatcatTACAGGTGGGAAAACATGGCAGACAAATGAAGAGGGAAAGAAATCAAGGTGAGAAAGGAAAGTAAGAATCGGAGTTTTAACAAAGTCAGCACCTCCACGCTGCTGTGCTGGACTACGACCCCCTCCGAGCCAGGCAGACCTTGAAATTTACAGCTGCTACAAAGCCTCTCGCTTTGCATCCAAGGTAAGACATTCTGCAAGAACCCCATTTAGCAAAGGGTATGGGGGGGTGTCTAGCAGGCTTCCACCACAGCTGGCATGGGACCTGGGCACAGAAACCTGCGTGCATACAGGTGTGCGCGCAGGGACTGGGGCTGGTTTGTCAAGGCTCTGGCCAGCCGTGCTGCCAGGCTGGCAGAGGGGTTCTGATAAATACCTCTCAATTCATTAGTCTCATGATTCAGTCTAAACAATCAACCTTGTACAGGGCACTTCCCAGATAcacggagagagacagagacagacagacagacacacacatgcagacataGCCACTGGCCAACAGCAGCACACGGCAATGTAAGATTCCCCGGGAACTTGGGCCGGAAAAGCAAAGCATGATGGAATGCGTCAGAGTGAACaagcaggctggaggaggaggcgcAGATGCAACGTAAAACCTCTTGGGGGGTGAAGCTGTGGAGCAGAGAGGCAGGCAGATCCATCCCCATGGCAGCAGGCTCTGTGAAAGCACAGAGGCAGCCCCAGCATGCACTTACAGTCTGAGTGCCGAGGCCACAGCGGCTGTGGGGAGTTCTGGGAGGCAGGCTGAGGAGCTCTTGGGAGGGGGCAGGTAGCAGACAGcagcctcctcctctgccccaccgAAGGCCAGCAGAAAGGATCCAGGCAACGGCTCCAGAGCTGGTGTGCAGAGGTCACTGTCCTGGGCCAAAGCGCTGAGGGACAGTGTGGTCAGTCCAGGGTCCAAGGTCACAGTCTCTTTTCCCGGGAAGGGGGAGGGCAGCTGGCATGAGCAGCAGGTCTGAGAGCTGGGGACAGtgccctctcctcctctggggaTGGTAGGGGAGGAAGCTGGCAGAGTTAATAAAAAAAGTCACTAGCTGGTTAGGATCAAAAATGCAAACCTGTTGGCAGGTTCTGCCGGGCTGTGGGAGCGGCTCGGTGGTGGCTGGGTTAGTCGACTCTGCAGATGGTACGAACCGAAGCAAGCTCCTGGGTTACTGAGCTGGAGGGTAGTGTGTTCTCTCTCACCGCTAAATATACAAATACTGTCCCAACAATCATACATATTAATATATATTAGTCTCCTCTTTTTGGTTAAACTTTAGGCACTGCTTTGGAAGAAAATTggggtttaaaaataataatcggATGATTAGCCAGTAGCTTCACCACATGCAGAGCAGGATAAATGGGAAGGTTTCTCAgtgttttggggggctggggcaggcagggagaggactTTATGCCACTGTCAGCTGAGGCCTCTGCAGGTCGGGGAGCTTCCTGTTTGCTTCccatccgcagctcccatttaggcTGCACAAGGCGAGAGTGAGTTCAGCAGCATCCACGTTGCTCTGGGGACCAGATGTGTATCTGCGTCCGTAGCTTGAGGAAGagtaggaggaggaagagaaggtcATGGAGAAGCCGGAGCCGGTGGCATCAACGCTCCCTCGCCTGGAGCCTGATCTAGATCCTGTTCGGGAGCCCGATCTAGAGCCAGAGGTGGAGCCCGAGCCACTGACGTTGTAGGGGCTGAAGTATCCTTTGCTGGATTGGGAGGAAGCTTCCAGCAGGCGCAGGCCTGTTCCCTCCTCAACCATGCTTCTGTCCATTGCATCCTTGTAGGAGATCTTGAGTTTCGTTTTGGGGCAGGTGAGATACTTGGAGTAGGTGTTCACGTCCCGCAGCTTTTGGGCTGTGCGTGTGTCGATTGTGCCTTTCTGCAGCGCGTCATCGAGCGAGACCCGGCCTGGCACGTCGGGCTCAATCAGCCCACCCGTCAGGTACTGTACCTCCAGGAACCGCTGGCCGGCTTCGTAGTACAGCCAGCCCTTCTTTAAGGCTTGGGCGGCTGACATTTTCGTCTTGGTTCTTGGATCCTCAAAGCCATAGAAGGCCTTCTGAGCAAGGTTGATCCTGTCCACCATGATTTTGTCAACCAGGCCCTTGTTGACTGCATCAGCAACAGAGaatttctccccagtgctggggTCGATGATGCCTCCGGtgcaggcctgggactccagcagccGCTGTCCAGTGATGTTGTCTACAAGATTGCGGTGCATGGCCTCCGTGATGGACACTTTCTCCAGGGTGTCCGTGTCCAGGATCCCAGCAATCGGACCGGTCTCTTCAGCAGGGTCGCTCCAGGATGTCAGCTGAGCTCTCGCAGGGGCTGGGCTTATGGGGTAGGAGGAAGAGGACCCAACAGAAGAAGATCTTGATCGGAAGCCACTCACGTTTCCAGAGAGCATGTCTGCAAACTCGGTGATGGACAGGGTGCCGGAGCGATACTGGTCCAGGGCAGACTGATCAATCAGGCCCTTTGCAATCGCGTCGTCGATGTCGTACTGTCGCCCGGACCTCCTGTCGATGATCATGGACTTGACCACCCCGTCCGAGGAGGAGATGGTGATCTCTTCCCACTCACACTCTTGCTCAGAGAGCTCCAGGTAGGTCTGGTGGTCGATGAGGCCTTTGCGGTAGGCTTCATAAACCGACATCTCCTTCCCCGTCTCTGGGTCGACAATCACCACCCTGCGCTTGCGGACAGACGACTTGGACGAGGTCTTTCTCTCCCGCTTTTTCTCCTTCAGAGGGAGTAGGCACAGCCCAGTCTCCGGGTCAGTGATGCACCGCTCCATGAGCTGCAGGTAGGTCAGGTTCTCCTCGGTGTTGGGATCAAAGAAGCCCTTGGTGTCGTCGCTGGGGTCCAGGAGGATCTCGTTCATTTCCTCGTCGAACAGGCCCCGCTTGTAGGCCATCTCCACGGGCAGGCGATGGCTTTCCTCTGGATCGATAATGCCTCCCGTGGCGATCTGGGCCTCTAGCAAACGGATCCCAtgatctttcaggatcaggcccttcttcATGGCCTGGAAGAGGGAGATCAGTTTGCCCGAGTAGGGGTCTTTGTAACCGGTCACCGCCCTCTCCGCCGAAAGGAGCTTGTCCTTGAACTCTGGGCCCACAATGCCCATCCGCACCGCCTCCTCCACCGTCAGCTTGAAGCCCTTGATGGGGTCGATCACGTACCCAGTGGCTGCCTGGGCCTCCAGGAGCTCGAAAGCTGTGCCAGGCCGGATGATGCCTTTCTTCATGGCTTGGTACACGGAGAGCCGCTCCTTGGTGGAGTCCATGAAGACACCAGCGATGCAGCTGGTGCCCTCCAGGAACTTCTGAAGGTTTTTGGAGACTTCTTCGATGGAGGTTAAGCCTTCCTGGAGGCGCTGGGCTGTCACTTCGTCCATGACCTGGGACCGCACCAGCTCCTCCACGCTGATCTGCTTCCTCAGGCCCCGGAAGGTCAGCTTCCTCGTGTCgcacaggggcagcagcagctggccgtTGTTCTCGTCCTTCCGGCACCGCTTGAGGAGCTGCACGTAGCTGAGCTTCTCATCCGTGGAAGGGTCCACGTAGCTCCGGACCTCGCTGGGCTCTGACAGCCTGTCGCAAGTCTCCTTGCTGAAGAAGCCACGCTGATAGGCGACCTCCAGAGGCAGGTGGAACCCCAGGAACGGGTCGATGATGCCGCCAGTGGCTAGCTGAGCATCCAGCAGCCGGAGGGCTTCCTCAGCGGGGATCAGATCCTTCTTCATGGCCTGGAAGAGTGAGATCTTCTGCTCGCTGTACGGGTCCCTGTAGCCAGTCACAGCTCTCTCCGCGGACAGCAGCCGGTCGTGGATTTCCGGCCCCACCACTCCTTTCCTGACAGCTTCGTCTACCGTCAGCATCTCATTCTTTATGGGATCGATCATGAAGCCAGTGGCAGCCtgggcctccagcagggagcGGGCTACCTCAGGGCTGATCAGCCCTTTCTTCAGGGCCTGATAGACACTGAGCTTCTGCTTGGTGGAGGGGATGTAGATGCCAGCTACGCAGCCGGTTCCGTACAGGTATTTCCAGACGGTCTCTATCTCCAGGATCTCTCGGATGGTCTTGGAGCCCTGCTTCAGCACGTTGTATATCTCCAGGGAGATGATCCTGGCCTCATAGAGGTCGTCAGCCGTGATCCGGCGCCGGACAAAGTCGTAGGAGGTCAGGTCCTGCTGCCGGATGATCTCTGTCTTCTCGATGATctcgatgatgatgatgatcatgcGCTCCTTGGTCACATTGCCGGAGCGGAACTCCTCCATCAGCCGCTTCCGCTGCTCCTCGGGGATGAGGTCTGACTGCATGATCTCCCATAGGGACATGgaggagccagccatgctgcccacgGGGATGCTGACCTGCGTTTCCTCAAATGCTTTCCGGGTCTCCGCCTCCGTGTACACATGTGTCGTCTCCACCATCGTGGGCTTCTCCGGCTGCTTCAGAGGCAGGAGGTACAGGCCGGTCTCGGGGTCCTCGATGCACCTCTCCTTCAGCTGCAGGTAGGTCAGGTTCTCCTGCGTGTTGGGGTCAAGGAAGCCCTTGGTGTCGTCGCTGGGGTCAGAGAGGATCCGGTTCATCTCTTGGTCGAAGTAGCCCCGCTTGTAAGCCACCTCCACGGGGAGGCGGTGACTGTGCACGGGGTCGATGATGCCGCCGGTGGCGACCTGGGCCTCCAGCAGGCGGATGCCGTGCTCCTTGAGGATCAGCCCCTTCTTCATGGCTTCGAAGAGGGAGATGGTGTTCCCAGAGTAGGGGTCCTTATACCCAGTGACGGCCTTCTCTGCAGAGAGCAGCTTCTCGTGGAGCTCCGGCCCAACGAGGCCAGCTTTCACAGCCTCGTTGACACACAGCTTTTGGTTCCTTTCGGGGTCGACCAGGAACCCACTGGCTGCCTGAGCTTCCATCAGGGTGACAGCGGTGCTTGGCCTCAGGAGGTTTCTCTTCATGGCTTCGTAGAGGTTCAGTTTCTCCTTTGTGTCTTCCACGTAGATGCCAGCGATGCAGTCGCTGCCCCGCAGGAACCTCTTTACAGAGTCCGTCTCGGAGAGGTCTTTCACCGACTTCTTGCCTTCCCTGAGCTGCTCGTACTGGGCTTTGCTAAGGACCCTCGACTCCAGCAGCTCACTAGCAGGAACAGGTGCTCGGAGGCCGCTGAACGTCAGCTTCTCCTGCTTCTTGGTCTCTGTTTCCTCAATGATGGTGATCATTATCTTGATGATCTTCTCAATGGTGACCTTGCCGGTCTTGTACTGCCGCAGCAGCTCCCTCCTTTGCTCCTCGGTGAAATACTCAGAGTGGATCAGCTCCCAGATTGTCACTGTCTTGCCCTTCAAGCTGCCAGCTGGCACCTCCAGGGTCGCCTTGTCTAAGGACTCCTTCGCCTGGCTGTCCGTGTAGACCTCCTCTTGCTGTGACCGGATGGCCTGGTCTGAGAGGGGCAGCAGGTAGAGGCCAGTCTGCTTGTCTGGTCGGCATttcttctgcagctgggtgtaggTGAGGTTCTCCTGAGTGTCGGGGTCATAGAAGGCCTTGGTGTCGTCGCTGGGAGTGGACAGGGCCTTGTTTGTCTCCTCGTCGAAGTAGCCCCGCTTACAGGCAACATCGAGCGGCAGGCGGTGGCTGTTCACAGGGTCAACTATGCCACCGGTGGCCAGCTGGACGTCCAGCAGGCGGATCCCGGTATCGCTGGGGATCAGGCCTTTCCTTAGTGCTTGGAACAGGGAGACAGTCTGTCCGGTGTACGGGTCTTTGTAGCCAGTCACAGCCttctctgcagacagcagctTCTCATGGAACTCTGGCCCGACAATCCCAGCTCTCACTGCCTCGTCCACCGAGAGCGTCTCGTTCCTAACGGGATCGATGATGTACCCCGTGCCTGCCTGGGCCTCCAGCAGCGGCAGGGCAGCCTCTGGCTTCAGCAGGTTTTTCTTCAGGGCGTCATAGAGCGTGAACTTCTGCCCAGTTGACTCCACCAGGACGCCAGCAATGGTGTCGGTGCCCTTCAGATACCTCTTTATGGCATCTGCGTCAGCCACGTCCTTGACAGACTTCTTGCCCTGGTGCAGCTGGTTGTAGAGATCTTTGTCAATGATTTTGCTCTCCAGCAGCTCAGCGGCAGGGACAGCAGCACGGAGCCCTTCAAAGCACAGCTGGCTCTTCTTCTCACTCTCTTCCACTACGGTGATGACAATCTTGATGATCTTCTCCACGGTGATCTTGCCGGTCTTGTACTGCCGTAGCAGGTCTCGCCTCTGCTCCTCGGTGAAGTACTCCGAGTTGATGATCTCCCAGATGGTCACCGCCTTTCCTTTGAACGTGCCGAAGGGGGCAGACACCGTGGTCTTCTTGAAAACATCTTTGGCCTCTTGCTCAGTGTAGGCCAGGTCCCCGCCTTTGGCTGCTCTGTCGGTGAGCGGCAGGAGGCAGAGCCCAGTCTCAGGGTCAGTCATGCATCTCTCCATCAGCTGCAGGTAGGTCAGGTTCTCCTGCGTGTTGGGGTCAAAGAAGCCCTTGGTGTCGTCCGTGGGGTCTGACAGGGTCTGGTTCATCTCTTCGTCGAAGTAGCCCCGCTTGTAGGCCGCTTCCACTGGCAGGCGGTGGCTGTTCACGGGGTCGATGATGCCGCCGGTGGCGATCTGGGCCTCCAGCAGGCGGATGCCGTGGTCTTGGACAATGAGGTCTTTTGTCATGGCCTGGAAGAGGGAGATCTTGTCTCCGGTGTAGGGGTCTCTGTACCCGGTTACTGCCCTCTCGGCAGACAGCATTTTATTGTGCAGCTCTGGTCCAATTACTCCTTCTTTCACAGCCTCGTTTACAGAGAGCCTCTTGTTTCTCACTGGGTCAATTATGAAGCCGGAGGCAGCTTGTGCTTCCAGGAGGATGAGTGCCGTGCCTGGGCTCAGCAGCTGTTTCTTCATGGCCTTGTAGATACTCATCTTCTCGTTGGTGGGTTTAATAAGCAAGCCGGCGAtgctgctctggccctgcagGTATTTCCTGAGGTCATCCCTCTGCGCAAGCTCAGCCACGGTCACCGTCCCTTTCACCAACTTGTCCAAGATCTCTCTGCCCAGGATGCCGGCCTCAACCAGCTTCTCCGCAGGCACCTTCTGCCGGATGCCATGAAACGCAAACTCCGGCTCCCCGTTCTGAGCCAGGCCATCCACGGCGTCTCTGCCATTGGGCACCGCTTTGGTCGGAGTCAGCTGGGTAGGCAAAATCGTGGCATCCTCAGGAATGTCGTCGGTTTGGATCATGATCTCTCGAGTCTGGGCCAGCGCAGCCCTGTGCTCCTCTTGCAGCTGTTCCAGTTTCTCCCTTAGCTTCTGGTTCTCCTCTGCAAGGAGTTTCTCTTGCTGCTGTCGCTGCTTTTCCAGCTGCTGAAGCTCTTCCTGCTTACGCTGGACATTTTTCTCCGCCTCTTTCTGCTTCTTCTTTGCATCGTCCAAGGTggcctccagctgctgcttctcctgctccATCTGCTTCCGCTGCCGGTcctgctctgccttcagggtctgAGCTTTGTTCATCTCGTCTTCGAAGAGTTTCTCCAGCTTGACTTTCTCTTCCTCAATGAGCCTCTCTTTCTGAAGCAGGCTGTCCTTCTCTGTCGAGAAGGTCTGCTGGAGTATGTGAGTCTCCTGACGGAGCTGCTCCTGCTGAGCCGTCTGCATCTGGAGCAGGGGACAGAGAGACATCTCTTAgacccaccccactgaaccccaaaTAGAGCCCACAGAAACCTGGTGCAGACAGGGATAACCATTAGTGGGAGGGCGCTAGCCAGAAAACGCTTGGGGTATAGCAGCAAGTCGTATTACAGGCTAGTACCTTGGGCTTATGTTACAGGTGCACGGGCCAGCCCCCTGCTGCGGTGCATTAGTGCtaacggggtggggtgggaagatgaggaggagttTGGGCATTACTGCATGCTAGACTGGATTAAAGCAGCAGGAGAGGGACACTGTTCTTCTGTTGGGGTAAACAAAGCTAATCATGCCCCATTATGCACCCCAAGGAGCAGGGTGAATGTCCACACGGCCAAGGACCTTAGAGTCACCACCGTCTGTGCCTGGCGCTCAGGGAGCGGACACCCTGTGCCTGCAGGAGAGCGGCACACCGTGTGCAGGGAGGGTGGACTCTGCCAGCACCAGTTAGAGACGAGCAACCTCCGATGGGGGCGTGGGGCAAAGCTGCTCAGACACACTCCTGGGTCAATTACAGGTccactgcagctggagccttAGCACTGCACACACATGTGAGCTGTGTGCGTGTGCTcacgggagctgcaggagcaaggCTAAGAGTCGGGGTCCGTGGAGCAGGGGCTTGGTGCATTAGGTGAGGTTTCCTAGAGCACTCCAGTGACCTGGGAGCACAAGTCCCCCGAGAGTCGATGGCACTTGGGCTGCTAAACCGtggaggtgcttttgaaaatcctcccCTTGTCTTTGCCCATGTCCCCTCGGACACGTCACCCGTAACAACCCTGGGGGCTGTGAGACGAGTCTGCGGACAGCCTATGTGGGTTATGGAGGATTGTCGGTTGCTAAGGGAACTGTGGACCCTGGCTGGCATTTTGTGGGCGCAGTCAGCTGTCTGAAGGCTGCCATTCTACATGGTCAGCTCAGTTAGGACACTAAGCAGAGGGTGTCCCCCAGCATTAATATGACAGCAAGGGGGAACAGGAAAATCAGTACCTCTTCTGAtctctgctgcagcagctctgcctcccGCTTCAgcttctccttctccctctccagcTCAGCGATCGCTCTCTTCAGATTCTCCGCATCCCTATCGCTCTGCTGCCTCTGGATCTCCAGCGTGTGGACCAGCGTCATCTTCTCCTGGGTGGTCAGCTCCGTCTTGTGCAGCTTCTCACTGATCTCCTCCGCCTGCTTCTTGAACCGCTTCGCgtcctcctctgccttggccTGCGCCATACTCATCTCGGTCACGTGCAGCTTGAGGCGCTCGGCCTCGGCCATGATCTCCAGCTGCCGCTTGCGCTCGGCCTCCAAGAGTTTCTGGAAGCCCTCGGTCTCCTCAGTCAGGCGCTGCTGCATCTGCTCTTTGTCCTCCTGGAGCTTCTTGGCGTGCTCCTGAGCTAGGTCCTTCTGCCTCTGCAGCATCTCTGCCTCCGCCTTCAGCCGCGTGGCCTCCTGCACTGCCTGCATCTTCTCCTTCAGCATCTTCTCCGCCAGCGCCCGCTGCTGCGCCAGGTCGTCCTCCGCCAGCTTCCGCATGCGGGCGGCCTCCTGCGCCTCCACGCTCAGGCGAGCAGCCTCCTCCGCCACTAGCTTcatcttctctgcctcctccaccaGGAACTTCTGGGTGTTGTCCTTGTCCTTCAGGATCAGCACCTTGTTCTCCTGCTCGATCCGGGTCTTCAGTTTGATCAGCTCCTCCATCTGGACCTTCACCTTGAAGAGCTCTTCCTCCACCTGGGCCTTCTGCCTCATGGCGTCCGTCACCTCCTCCTTCAGCCGCTGCAGCTCCTCATCCAGGATGCTTTTCTGGTGGTccgtctcctccagctgcagcttgACCTTGGTCAGCTCCTGCTCCACCTGGGCCTTCTGCCTCAGCGTCTGCTCTGCAAACTTCTTGTGCTTTTCCATGTCGGCGTCAGCCAGCTGCTTTTGCTTCAGAGCCGCCTGCTCGGCTTGGGCCCGCTTAGCCGCCTCCAGCTCAGCCTCCTTCCTGAGCTTCTCAGCATCCTCCTGGGCTCTGGCTTTGGCCTGCGCCTCCTTCTCAGCTCGCTGCTTCAGGcgctctgcctcctccacctGCTGCCGGGACAGGGTCGCATCCTGCTCAGCCTTGACGCGTGCAAACTCTGCTTCCTCCGCTGCTTTCTTGGCCTTCTCGGCCTCTTCCCTCAGCTTGTCCAGGATGTTCTGTTCCTGGCGCCTCgtctgcagcagctcctgctcctTCTGCTGCACTGTAGCCAGGTGGGCCTTCTCCTCCGCCTGAATTCTCTTCTGAGCCGCTTCCTGGGCCAGCTGGATCTGCCTTTCCGACTCCTTCTCCGCCAGCTCCTTCTGCCTCTTGGCCTCCTCCACCTTGGCTTTCAGGCGCTCCACCTCGTCCAGGGCCACCTTACGCTGCCGGGCGGCTTCCTGCTCTGCAGCCAAGA
The window above is part of the Chelonia mydas isolate rCheMyd1 chromosome 2, rCheMyd1.pri.v2, whole genome shotgun sequence genome. Proteins encoded here:
- the PLEC gene encoding plectin isoform X8, which codes for MSAGRKEKPRMAEESSSGSSSSPSPGDTLPWNLAKHQRTKRTKSSSGSGTVLDPAERAVIRIADERDRVQKKTFTKWVNKHLIKHWRAEAQRHVSDMYEDLRDGHNLISLLEVLSGDTLPRERDLIRSVRPPREKGRMRFHKLQNVQIALDYLKHRQVKLVNIRNDDIADGNPKLTLGLIWTIILHFQISDIQVSGQSEDMTAKEKLLLWSQRMVEGYQGLRCDNFTTSWRDGRLFNAIIHHHKPMLIDMNKVYRQTNLENLDQAFTVAERDLGVTRLLDPEDVDVPQPDEKSIITYVSSLYDVMPRVPEVSVGIKANEQQLRWQEYREVVTALLQWIRNHTILFEERKVPASYEEIELLWRQFLKFKETELPAKEADKNRSKVIYQSLEGTVQAGQLQVSPGYHPLDVEKEWGKLHVAILEREKLLRAEFERLERLQRIVSKLQMESGVCEEQLNQADTLLQSDVRLLNAGKQPQKAAEIERDLDKADAMIRLLFNDVQALKDGRHPQGEQMYRRVYRLHERLVAIRTEYNLRLKSGSLQPAQVALPLGQRPRQDLEDVTLRYLQDLLAWVEENQRRLNGAEWGVDLPTVESQLGSHRGLHQSIDEFRAKIERARADEAQLSPAPRSAYRDCLGKLDLQYAQLLNSSKARLRHLESLQAFVGAATRELMWLNEKEEEEVDYDWSDRNPNMAAKKENYSGLMRELELRERKIKEIQSTGDRLLHEDHPGGQTVEAFQAALQTQWSWMLQVCCCIEAHLKENTAYFQFFSDVKEAEEFLRKTQESMKKKFSCDRTITVTRLEDLLQDALEEKEQITEYKGHLMGLAKRAKAIVQLRPRNPATPLKGRLPVQAVCDYKQMEITVHKGDECVLMSNAQPSKWKVLSGSGSESIVPSICFLVPPPNREALDAVSRLDVSHQHVVTLWHQLHVDMKSLLSWQYLVRDIQQIQSWSLLVFRTLQPEEYRQTLRSLETHFQEFMRDSQDSQSFLPDDRLQMEREYRACTQKYEHLLHSLEKGEQDESMCKGYISQLKDIRLQLEGCESRTVHKIRAPLDKDPVKECAQRISEQQQIHVELEGIRKNLEKVTEKTEKVLAQPEHSSSAPVLRSELEITLQKMDQVYSLSTIYLEKLKTINLVIRSTQGAEELVQSYEEQLKEVQAVPSDLKELEANKAELKRLRGQVEGHQPLFSTLQSDLSNAKDVNERMVRGHSERDVDLDRYRERVQQLLERWQAILTQIDLRQRELQQLGRQKRYYQESYEWLIQWVQDAKERQEQIQSVPVTDSKSVREQLLQEKKLLEECDRNREKVDECQRYAKQYIDAIKDYELQLVTYKAQVEPVASPAKKPKVQSASDSVIQEYVDLRTQYSELTTLTSQYIKFISETLRRLEEEERAAEKMKEQERKRLAEVEAQLEKQRQLAEAHAKAKAQAEEEAQELQRRMREEVSRREVVAVDAEQQKQNIQQELMQLKQISDTQIKSKDKLIEQVEHSRKRVEEEIHVIRLQLETSEQQKSSAEAELRELRARAEEAERQKKLAQEEAERLRTQVKDEAQRKREAEEELQRKVQAEKDAAREKQAALRDLETLRRQAEEAERRMKQAELEKERQIQVAQEVAQKSAETELQSKRLSFAEKTAQLEMSLKQEHVTVTHLREEAERLKKQQLEAEKSREEAERELEKWRQKANEALRLRLQAEEVAHKKTLAQEEAEKQKEDAEREARKRAKMEESALRQKELAEEELEKQRKLAEGTAQQKFSAEQELIRLKAEMENREQQRLLLEEELFRLKNEISEAIHKRKEVEEELAKLRTEMEILLQSKAKAEEDSRSTSEKSKQKLEAEASKLRELAEEAARLRALSEEAKRQRQLAEEEAARQRAEAERILKEKLAAISEASRLKTEAEIALKEKEAENERLRRLAEDEAYQRKLLEEQAAQHKQDIEEKITLLKKSSDTELERQKSIVDDTLKQRRVIEEEIRILKINFEKASAGKTDLELELSKIKSSAEEIQRSKERAEQEAEKQRQLALEEENRRREAEEKVKKILAAEQEAARQRKVALDEVERLKAKVEEAKRQKELAEKESERQIQLAQEAAQKRIQAEEKAHLATVQQKEQELLQTRRQEQNILDKLREEAEKAKKAAEEAEFARVKAEQDATLSRQQVEEAERLKQRAEKEAQAKARAQEDAEKLRKEAELEAAKRAQAEQAALKQKQLADADMEKHKKFAEQTLRQKAQVEQELTKVKLQLEETDHQKSILDEELQRLKEEVTDAMRQKAQVEEELFKVKVQMEELIKLKTRIEQENKVLILKDKDNTQKFLVEEAEKMKLVAEEAARLSVEAQEAARMRKLAEDDLAQQRALAEKMLKEKMQAVQEATRLKAEAEMLQRQKDLAQEHAKKLQEDKEQMQQRLTEETEGFQKLLEAERKRQLEIMAEAERLKLHVTEMSMAQAKAEEDAKRFKKQAEEISEKLHKTELTTQEKMTLVHTLEIQRQQSDRDAENLKRAIAELEREKEKLKREAELLQQRSEEMQTAQQEQLRQETHILQQTFSTEKDSLLQKERLIEEEKVKLEKLFEDEMNKAQTLKAEQDRQRKQMEQEKQQLEATLDDAKKKQKEAEKNVQRKQEELQQLEKQRQQQEKLLAEENQKLREKLEQLQEEHRAALAQTREIMIQTDDIPEDATILPTQLTPTKAVPNGRDAVDGLAQNGEPEFAFHGIRQKVPAEKLVEAGILGREILDKLVKGTVTVAELAQRDDLRKYLQGQSSIAGLLIKPTNEKMSIYKAMKKQLLSPGTALILLEAQAASGFIIDPVRNKRLSVNEAVKEGVIGPELHNKMLSAERAVTGYRDPYTGDKISLFQAMTKDLIVQDHGIRLLEAQIATGGIIDPVNSHRLPVEAAYKRGYFDEEMNQTLSDPTDDTKGFFDPNTQENLTYLQLMERCMTDPETGLCLLPLTDRAAKGGDLAYTEQEAKDVFKKTTVSAPFGTFKGKAVTIWEIINSEYFTEEQRRDLLRQYKTGKITVEKIIKIVITVVEESEKKSQLCFEGLRAAVPAAELLESKIIDKDLYNQLHQGKKSVKDVADADAIKRYLKGTDTIAGVLVESTGQKFTLYDALKKNLLKPEAALPLLEAQAGTGYIIDPVRNETLSVDEAVRAGIVGPEFHEKLLSAEKAVTGYKDPYTGQTVSLFQALRKGLIPSDTGIRLLDVQLATGGIVDPVNSHRLPLDVACKRGYFDEETNKALSTPSDDTKAFYDPDTQENLTYTQLQKKCRPDKQTGLYLLPLSDQAIRSQQEEVYTDSQAKESLDKATLEVPAGSLKGKTVTIWELIHSEYFTEEQRRELLRQYKTGKVTIEKIIKIMITIIEETETKKQEKLTFSGLRAPVPASELLESRVLSKAQYEQLREGKKSVKDLSETDSVKRFLRGSDCIAGIYVEDTKEKLNLYEAMKRNLLRPSTAVTLMEAQAASGFLVDPERNQKLCVNEAVKAGLVGPELHEKLLSAEKAVTGYKDPYSGNTISLFEAMKKGLILKEHGIRLLEAQVATGGIIDPVHSHRLPVEVAYKRGYFDQEMNRILSDPSDDTKGFLDPNTQENLTYLQLKERCIEDPETGLYLLPLKQPEKPTMVETTHVYTEAETRKAFEETQVSIPVGSMAGSSMSLWEIMQSDLIPEEQRKRLMEEFRSGNVTKERMIIIIIEIIEKTEIIRQQDLTSYDFVRRRITADDLYEARIISLEIYNVLKQGSKTIREILEIETVWKYLYGTGCVAGIYIPSTKQKLSVYQALKKGLISPEVARSLLEAQAATGFMIDPIKNEMLTVDEAVRKGVVGPEIHDRLLSAERAVTGYRDPYSEQKISLFQAMKKDLIPAEEALRLLDAQLATGGIIDPFLGFHLPLEVAYQRGFFSKETCDRLSEPSEVRSYVDPSTDEKLSYVQLLKRCRKDENNGQLLLPLCDTRKLTFRGLRKQISVEELVRSQVMDEVTAQRLQEGLTSIEEVSKNLQKFLEGTSCIAGVFMDSTKERLSVYQAMKKGIIRPGTAFELLEAQAATGYVIDPIKGFKLTVEEAVRMGIVGPEFKDKLLSAERAVTGYKDPYSGKLISLFQAMKKGLILKDHGIRLLEAQIATGGIIDPEESHRLPVEMAYKRGLFDEEMNEILLDPSDDTKGFFDPNTEENLTYLQLMERCITDPETGLCLLPLKEKKRERKTSSKSSVRKRRVVIVDPETGKEMSVYEAYRKGLIDHQTYLELSEQECEWEEITISSSDGVVKSMIIDRRSGRQYDIDDAIAKGLIDQSALDQYRSGTLSITEFADMLSGNVSGFRSRSSSVGSSSSYPISPAPARAQLTSWSDPAEETGPIAGILDTDTLEKVSITEAMHRNLVDNITGQRLLESQACTGGIIDPSTGEKFSVADAVNKGLVDKIMVDRINLAQKAFYGFEDPRTKTKMSAAQALKKGWLYYEAGQRFLEVQYLTGGLIEPDVPGRVSLDDALQKGTIDTRTAQKLRDVNTYSKYLTCPKTKLKISYKDAMDRSMVEEGTGLRLLEASSQSSKGYFSPYNVSGSGSTSGSRSGSRTGSRSGSRRGSVDATGSGFSMTFSSSSYSSSSYGRRYTSGPQSNVDAAELTLALCSLNGSCGWEANRKLPDLQRPQLTVA